CGTGGACGGGGACGGGCAGGAGTTCGCCAGTGCCTTCGTGGGCTACGACAACGCGATGGCCAGCGCGGTAGTGTGCGCTGCCCGGACCAACCACGACAGCCGGAGCCGCACACCGTGAACGAACCCGAACCCGTCAGCAACCCCGCCGAGACCGCGGGCCTTGGCTACGAGCAGGCGAGGGACCAGCTCATCGAGGTGGTCCGCGGGCTGGAGGCAGGCGGGCTGTCGCTGGAGGAGTCGCTGGCCCTGTGGGAGAAGGGCGAGCAGCTGGCCAAGCTGTGCGAGCGGCACCTCGAGGGCGCGCGGGAACGTATCGAGACCGCGCTGGCCTCGGTCGAGAACGACACCGAGGACGCGAGCGCGGACACAACGGGCAGAACCGGCAACGGGCAGTGACGATCGCCATGCCGCGCTGAGCTGGCCCGGCGGCCACGATCTGCGAGAATTAGGCCCGATTCGCTCCATATCGTGATCGGGAGGCCAGCATGACCACCGCCGAGTCCACCGGCGAACCCCGTCGCGGGGAAGCGCCGGACCGCAACCTCGCGATGGAGCTCGTCCGGGTCACCGAGGCGGCCGCGATGGCCGCGGGCCGCTGGGTCGGCAAGGGCGACAAGATCGGTGGCGACGGCGCGGCCGTGGACGCGATGCGGCAGCTGATCCAGACCGTGTCCATGCGCGGCGTGGTGGTGATCGGCGAGGGCGAGAAGGACGAGGCGCCCATGCTGTTCAACGGGGAGTCGGTTGGCAACGGCGACGGCCCTGACTGCGATGTGGCGGTGGACCCGATCGACGGCACCACGCTGATGGCCAAGGGCATGCCGAACGCGCTTGCGGTGCTGGCGGTGGCCGAGCGCGGCGCGATGTTCGACCCCTCCGCGGTGTTCTACATGGAGAAGCTGGCGGTGGGCCCGGAGGCGGCAGGCACGGTGGACATCTCGGCCCCGATCGCGGAGAACATCCGCCGGGTGGCCCGCGCCAAGCACAGCGAGGTCTCCGATGTGACCGTGTGCATCCTGGACCGGCCCCGGCACGAGCAGATCGTCAAGGAGGTCCGGGAGGCCGGGGCGCGGATCCGGTTCATCTCGGACGGCGATGTCGCAGGGGCGATCGCGGCCGCCCGGCAGACCACCGGCGTGGACATGCTGCTCGGCATCGGCGGTACCCCGGAGGGCATCATCGCCGCCTGCGCGCTCAAGTGCCTCGGCGGGGAACTACAGGGCAGGCTGTGGCCGAAGGACGAAGCCGAGCGGGAGAAGGCGATCGGCGCGGGCCACGATCTCGAGCGCGTGCTCGGCACAGACGACCTGGTGGGCGGGGACAACGTCTTCTTCTGCGCCACCGGGGTCACCGACGGCGACCTGCTGCGCGGGGTGCACTACCGCGCGGGCGGTGCGACCACCCAGTCCATTGTGATGCGTTCGAAGTCCGGCACCGTGCGGCTGATCGACGGCTACCACCGGCTGACCAAGCTGCGGGCTTACTCCTCGGTGGACTTCGACGGCACCCTGGACACCGACTCCGGCACCGTCCCGCCGCTGCCCTAGCCGTGGACCCGATGCGTAAGAGCGCCCGCGCGGCCTGCGCGCTCGCGGCCGCGGTCGCACTGCTGGCGGCCGGTGCCCAGCAGGCGACTGCTGTGCAGCCCGCCATCATCGGCGGCGTGGACGCCGACCAGGAGTACCCGTTCATGGTGTCCCTGCAGAGCAGTTCCGGGATGCATCGCTGTGGCGGCTCGCTGGTCGCCCCGGGCTGGGTGGTGACGGCCGCGCACTGCGTGCAGACCCGGACCAGGCTGATCACCACAGCCCGGATCGGCAGCACCGACCACACCGAGGGCGGCGAGCGCACCGAGGTCACCGAGACGATCACGCACCCCGACTACGACCCGACCGGCGCGGGTGGCGACCTTGCACTGGTCCGGCTGGCCGAACCGGTACAGGCGGAACCGGTCGTGCTCGGCACGGAACCCGCGGTGGGCGACGAAACCAGGCTGCTCGGCTGGGGGCAGACCTGCCCGACCGAGGGCTGCGGGCCGGGCCCGCGGATCCTGCAGCAACTGGACACCCTGATCGTCGATGACACCGGCTGCACAACCGAGTTCGCCACCGAGGTCGAGCTGTGCACCGGGACCCCAGAGGGCGAGGCAGGCACCTGCTACGGCGACTCCGGCGGGCCACAGCTGGCCAGGGTGGCCGAGCACTGGGAGCTGGTCGGCGCATCCAGCAGGCCGGGTAACGGCGACCGCACCTGCGCCACCGCGCCGTCCATCTACACCTCGGTTCCCGCCTACGCCGAGTGGATCACCGAACGGATCGCGCCGCCGGACACTCAGCCGCTGGAGTGACCGGGGAACAGCTTCGCCTCCGGGTTCAGCGCCACCCCGATGTTGTTGATCGCCGTGGCGGCCTCGCCGAAGCCGGTGGCGATCAACTTGACCTTGCCGGGGTAGGCCGCCACATCGCCGGCCGCGTAGACCCGCTCCCTTGCGGTGGCCATGGTGGTGTCGACCGCGATCGACCGGCGCTCGATCTCCAGCCCCCAGTTCTCGATCGGGCCGAGATCCGCGGTGAAGCCGAGCGCGGCGACCACGGTCTGCGCTGGCAGTACCTCGCGGCCGGTGTCCTTGATCTCCAGTTCCACCTCGGCCAGCGGGCCGTCCTCGGTCTCGCCGCGTAGCCGGGTCACCTCGGCCTCGGTGATGATCCGGACCCCCAGCGCACGCACCTCCCGCACGATCGACTCGGCGGCGCGGAACCGGGACCTGCGGTGCACCAGGGTCACGCTCGCGGCGATCGGGTGCAGCGCGAGCACCCAGTCGAAAGCCGAGTCGCCGCCACCGACCACGACCACGTGCTTACCGGCATGGGCATCCAGCGCGGGCACGAAGTGCACCATGCCGCGGCCGAGCCAGCCATCGCCCGCAGGCAACGGGCGTGGGGTGAACTCACCGATGCCCGCGGTGACCAGCACCGCCCCCGCCCGCACGACATCCCCGCCGTCCAGGGACACCTCGAGGCCGTCCTCGACCCGCTCCAGCCCGACGGCCTTGCGTCCGAGCAGGTACGTCGGGTCCCACTGGGCCGCCTGCTCGACCAGTCCCTTGATCAGGTCCCGGCCCCGTACCGCAGGAAACCCGGCCACGTCGTAGATCATCTTCTCCGGATACATGGCGGTCACCTGACCGCCCGCCTCCGGCAGGGAGTCCACGACGGCCATCGAGAGACCGCGAAAACCCGCGTAGTACGCGGCGAACAACCCGGTCGGCCCGGCGCCGATGATCAGGACGTCGACCGACAGCTTCTCCGGCGAGCTCATAGCTCACCAACCTTTCCGCCTGTGGTGGTGGCAGTGATCGGGAACACTCGCCACCCTAGTGCGCAAGGCCACCGCGCGACGCCGATTCGGCTACGCCAGACTGGCGGCATGGCTGAACAGGACTACCGGATCGAGCACGACACGATGGGCGAGGTGCGGGTACCCGCCGACGCCCTGTACCGCGCACAGACCCAGCGGGCGGTGGAGAACTTCCCGATCTCCGGGCGTGGCCTCGAGCGCGCCCAGATCCGGGCGCTCGGCCTGCTGAAGGCGGCCGCGGCCAGGGTGAACGGCAGGCTGGGTGTGCTGGACGGCGAGGTCGCGGCGGCCATCGCGACCGCGGCCGACGCGGTCGCCGAAGGGAAGCACGACGCGCACTTCCCGATCGACGTGTTCCAGACCGGGTCCGGGACCTCCTCCAACATGAACGCCAACGAGGTCATCGCGACCCTGGCCAGCCGCGCGCTCGGCACCGATGTGCACCCCAACGACCAGGTGAACGCCTCGCAGTCGTCCAACGACACCTTCCCCACCACGATCCACGTTGCGGCGACCGAGGCCGTGCTGACCGATGTGATCCCGGCGCTGGACCACCTGGCGGGCACCATCGAGCGGCGTGCCGGGGAGTGGTCGGAGGTGGTGAAGTCCGGCCGCACGCACCTGATGGACGCGGTCCCGGTGACCCTCGGCCAGGAAGCGGGCGCCTGGGCAGCACAGGTGCGTTTCGGGATCGAACGGTTGCGGGACTGCCTGCCCCGGCTGGGCGAACTGCCGATCGGCGGGACCGCGGTCGGTTCCGGGCTGAACGCGCCGGCCGGGTTCGGCGCGGCCGTGGCCGGAGAGCTGGCGAAGGTGACCGGTCTCCCGCTCAGCGAGGCGCGCAACCACTTCGAGGCGCAGGCCGCGCAGGATGGCGTGGTGGAAGCCTCCGGGGCGCTGCGCACGGTGGCGGTTTCGCTGAACAAGATCGCCAATGACGTCCGCTGGCTGGGCTCCGGCCCGCGCACCGGCCTCGCCGAGCTCGCGCTGCCCGACCTGCAGCCCGGTTCCTCGATCATGCCGGGCAAGGTGAACCCAGTGATCCCGGAGGCCACGCTGCAGGTGGTCGCGCAGGTGATCGGCAACGACGCGGCGGTGGCCTTCGCCGGGGCGCAGGGCAACTTCCAGCTCAACGTGAACCTGCCGGTGATCGCCCGCAACGTGCTGGAGTCGGCGCGGCTGCTGGCCGCGGTGTCCCGGTTGCTGGCGGACAAGGTGTTCGCCGGGGTGACCGCCAACGCCGAGCGGGCCAGGGAGTACGCCGAGGGTTCCCCTTCGATCGTGACCCCGCTGAACGCCTACCTCGGCTACGAGGAGGCCGCCGCGGTTGCCAAGCAAGCCCTCGCCGAGCGCAAGACGATCCGTGAGGTCGTGCTGGAACGCGGCCACGTCGCGAACGGCAAGCTCACCGAGCAACAGCTCGACGAGGCCCTCGACGTCCTGCGCATGGCCCACGGCTCCCGCTGACCTGTCGGCGGCGGAGGCCGAGGGTGACCGCCGTGGCGACCAGTGCGGTACCCAGCACATCGGCGAGGTCCAGGGTCTGCGCGCCGAGCAGCAGGGATACCGCCAGCCCGGACACCGGCATCACGCCGATCAGCACCCCGGCGCGGTCGGCTCCCAGCGCTCCCACCGCGAAGTACCACGCGCCGAACGCCACGGCGGTCACCAGGACCGCGAGTACCAGCAGCGCGGCGAGCTCCCGCGCGTCCGGCAGCCGCCATGCCGAGGCGCCGCCGGTGATCGTGGCGACCAGCGCGCCGCCCACCCCGGCGACGAAACAGCTCCAGGTCGCGGTGGCCAGCGGGCCGAGCCTGCCGAGCACCCCGACCGCGCACAGGGTGAACGAGGTCTCGCACAGCATCGCGAGTACGGCCAGCAGCAGCCCCGGCCCCTCGGTGTCACCGCCGCCGGTGAGGACGGCGACCCCGCCGGTCGCCAGCACGGCGCCGAGCACCGGCGCCGCCGAGGGCCTGCCACCGGCCATCAGCGGCCCGGCGAGCGCGATCACCAGCGGGCTGACGCCGAGCACGGCGGCGACCAGGCCCGGCTCGGCGTACCGCTGGGCCAGTAGCAGGAACGCCTGGAAACCGATCATTCCGCTGGCCGCGAGCGTCACCAGTGCGGGAAGGTCACCCAGCGCGGGCAGCGGCAACGCCTTGCCGCGCAACCGGGCGAAGCCCAGCAGGAGCAGGCCGCCGAGGGCGTACCGCAGCGCCTGGCCCGCGATCACCGGGTAGGCGTCGAGCATCCCGGTCACCGGAACCGAACCGCCGACGATGACCGCGGCCGCCAACCCGGCCGCCGCACCCCGCCGGGTTCCTACCCTGTGCTCGGCGCTCGGAGGCGCCACCGGAGTCGTCATGGCGGTAGCCTCGCCGGTCAGTGGTCTAGCCGGAAGGACCAATCGAGCATGCCGAAAATGGACCACTCCGGAGTCCTGCGCGAGTTGCTGCTGCCCGCGGTCTCCGGCTCCCGGCCGGGCCGGGCCGCGGAGTCCGCGCTTCGTGCGGCGATCCGGTCCGGGCGGCTGCCCGCGGGGACAAGGCTGCCCTCCAGCCGGGACCTGGCGGCACAGCTCGGCTGCGCCCGCGGCACCGTCACCGCGATGTACGAGCAGCTGGTGGCCGAGGGATACCTGCTGGCGAAACGCGGCTCGGGCACCACCGTGGCGCCCATGGCCCGCCAGGAACCCGCCGCGGCGCCCGCACCGGCCGCGGACCGGGCCTGGCGGTTCGACCTGCGCCCCGGCTTGCCCGCGCTGAGCGCCTTCCCGCGCGCCGAATGGCTGGCCGCCGAACGGGAGGCGCTGGCCGGGCTGCCGGACTCCGCCCTCGGCTACCCGGATCCCGCCGGAGCGCCCGAACTGCGCGCCGAGCTGGCGGGTTACCTCGGCCGGGTGCGCGCCCTGCCCGCGAGCCCGGACGACATCGTGCTCACCAGCGGCGCGGCCGAGGCGCTGTCCCTGCTCGCCAGGGTGCTGCGGGCGGCAGGCGAACGGCAGATCGCGATCGAGGACCCCAGCCACGCGGAACAGGCGGAGCTGTTCGCGGACCAGGGCCTGCGGCCGGTCCCGGTGCCGGTCGACGAGCACGGCATCGACATCGGCCGGTGCCCGCGGCAGGTGCGGGCCGTGGTGGTGACCGCGGCGCATCAGTTCCCGCTCGGCGCGGCCCTGCACCCCGGCCGACGCCGCGCGCTGCTGGAGTGGGCTGCGGAGCGGGACGGGCTGGTGATCGAGGACGACTACGACGCCGAGCACCGCTACGACCGGCCCGCGCTGGGGGCGGTACGGGCGCTCGCCCCGGACCGGGTCGCCTACCTTGGCAGCGTGAGCAAGGTGCTCGCACCGGCCCTGCGCATCGGCTGGCTGGTGCTGCCACCCGCGCTGCGGGCGCGGGTGGTGGACGGCAAACGCAGGCACGACCTTGGCTGCCCGCCGCTGCCACAGGTCGCGCTCGCCCGCATGTTGCGTTCCGGCGGATACGACCGGCACCTGCGGCGCACGCGCAGGCTGTACCGCGAGCGCAGGGACGCACTGCTGGCGGCGCTGGGCGCCCGTTTCCCGCGCTGGCACCCGGTCGGCATCGCGGCCGGCCTGCACGTGGTGCTGCGCCTGCCCGCGGGGACCGACGACCTTGCCACGCAGCGGCGGCTGGCGGAGCACGGCATCAACGTCCCCGCCCTCTCCGGCTACGCGCGCACGGGATCCCACGGCCCGTTTCCCGGGCTGGTGCCGGGCTACGCGGCGTTGTCCCCGGACCGGTTGCGCGCCGCGGTCGACGGTATGGCACGGGCGCTGGCCTGACCGCGCGCTGACAGGACAGGACAAAGCACAGCGAAAGATCCGCAGCACGCCGATCTTTATGTATACCTCACATCGAGCTGGTGCAATGGCATGGATCAGGTGGCCGGATGAAGACCGAGCGTGACAGGTCTGGACCAGGGGAGGTGTCCGTGGAGGACCAGGAGCTCACCCGCCTCGCCCTGCGCGCCGCGGCCGGAAACCGGAGCGCGGCCGAAGGATTCGTCTCGGCGACCCAGCACCAGCTGCACCGGATGCTCGGCTACCTGGTGGAACCGCGACTGGCCGAGGACCTGGTGCAGGAGACCTACCTGCGGGCCTTCGCCGCACTGCCCCGCTACGCTGCCCGGTGCCCGGCCCGGATGTGGCTGCTCGCCATCGCCAGGCGGGTGGCCGCCGACCATCTGCGTACCCGCAGGCGACGGCCGCAGCACGCCCGCACCCCGGACTGGGCGTGGGCCGCGGAGCGCGCGGGTGCGGCCGAACCGGACCACGGGCGCCTGGTGGAACTGCGCAGGCTGGTCGCCGAGCTGCCGCCGGAGCGCAGGGAGCCCTTCGTGCTCACCCAGGTGCTCGGGCTCTCCTACGCCGAGGCGGCGCTGGTGTGCGAATGCGCGATCGGCACGATCCGCTCCCGGGTGGCGCGGGCGCGCCAGGACCTGCTGGCCTGGCTCGGTCCCGCGGGCACCGGACACCCGGCAGCAGGCGAGGGCAGGGCATGACCGGCCGGTCAGCCCTCGCCCAGTGACCTGTGCATAACGTGCACCCCGACCGGTCCGTGCCGCGGATGGTCAAAGGCCTCCGGCACGATCGCCAGGGTCCGGAAGCCGAGCGAATGCCACAGGTGCACGGCGCGATGATTGGTCTCCACCACGGCGTTGAACACCATCGCCCGGAACCCGCTTGCGCGCGCCTGCTCCAGCACGTGCCCCGCCAGCCGCCTGCCGACCCCACGGCCCCGTGATCCGGATCGACGATGAAGGTGGCGGTGCCGACCCGGCTGACCGGGCCGTAGTTGGCCTGCAGCTGGGCCGAGCCGAGGATCCGCTCGCCGTCCTCCACCACGAACGTCCGTCCCGGCGGCTCCAGCATCCAGCCCCGGCCCGCCCGCTCGAAACCGACGTCCGGGTCCCACGCGATGGTCTCGCCCTCGGTCGCGATCCGGTGCCAGAACGGCCAGATCCGCGGCCAGTCCGCCGGGCGTGCGTCCCTGATCAGCACGGCTGGTGAGGTTAGCCCTCGACGAGCTGCTTGGCGATTTCTTTCGCGTTACCGACCGCACCGGGAACCACGCCGAAGGAAGCGGTGACCGTGGCGCCCTCCAGCAGCACGAGCAGTGAGGTGGCGATCCGCCGCGGGTTACGCAGCCGGGCGTCCCTGGCGAGGGTGCGCAGGTAGTCCAGCATCCACAGCTTCTGGTCCCGGATCACCTCGCGGCCGGGGTGACCCACGTCGGTCAGCTCGGCCTGCGCGTTCACGAAGGCGCAGCCGCGGTCGTTCTCCGTGGCCACCCACTCCTCCAGCGCGTCGAACACCAGCAGCAGCCTGCGCGCGGGGGTGACCCGCACGCCCTGCTCCACGAAGGACACCACGTGCTCGCGCCAGCGCTCGTCCCGGCGCCGCAGGTAGTGCCCGACCAGCGCGTCCTTCGAACCGAAGCGGTCGTACAGGGTCTTCTTGGTGACCCCGGCCTCGCTCGCGATGGACTCGACACCGACGGCGTGGATGCCGTTCTCGTAGAACAACCGGCCCGCCACCTCGAGCACCCGCTCGGCGGCCGGGGTCATCGTGAGTTCGTCCATGACCCGCAGTATAGGACGTATAACCATACCGGTCGGTCTAGGCATGCGAATGTCGTACCCAGGAGCGATGATGTCGGCATGTTGTTCGACGACATCGTCACGGCCTCGGCAGGGCTGGCCGCGACCCGGTCCAGGAAGGCGAAGATCACCATCCTCGCCGACCTGCTGCGGGCCGCCCCGGAGGCGGAGCTGGCGGCCGTGGTCGCGTTCCTCACCGGCAGCCCCACCCAGGGCCGGATCGGGGCGGGGTGGCGCACCCTCGCCGGGCTGGAGGCTCCGCCCGCCGCGGACGCCACGCTCACCGTCGGCGAGGTGGACGCCGCGCTCGGCGCGGTCGCGGACAGTACCGGCGCCGGGTCGGGGCAGCGCCGTGCCGGGACGCTGACCGGGCTGTTCGGCCGGGCGACCGAGCCCGAACAGCGCTTCCTGTTCCGCCTGCTCACCGGCGAGCTGCGGCAGGGCGCGCTGGAAGGGATCATGCTGGACGCCATCGCGGCCGCGGCCGAGGTGCCCGGCGAGGTGGTGCGCAGGGGGTTCATGCTGTCCGGACGGCTGCCTGCCACGGCACACGCGGCGATGTCCGGCGGCAGCGCGGCCCTTGCCGGGTTCCGGTTGGAACTCGGCAGGCCGGTCCGGCCGATGCTGGCCTCCCCCGCCGAGTCGCTGGACGAGGCGGTCGCCGAGCTGACGCCAGCGATCGTCGAGTACAAGATGGACGGAGCGCGGATACAGGTGCATCGCGAGGGCACCGAGGTGCACGTCTACACCAGGACGCTGCGCGAGATCACCGCCCATGTGGACGAGCTGGTCGAGCTGGTGCGGGGGCTGCCGTGCGAGTCGGTGGTACTGGACGGCGAGACGCTCGCGCTCACCGACGATGGCAGGCCGCGGCCGTTCCAGGAGACCATGTCCCGGTTCGGCAGCACCCGCGAGGAGCAGGTGCGCGCCCTGCTGCTGCGTCCGTACTTCTTCGACTGCCTGCACCTGGACGGCGCCGACCTGCTGGACCGGCCGCTGCGGGAGCGGAACAAGGCCCTGCGGAAGGTGGCGGGGCCGCACCTGATCCCCGGCGAGTCCAGCCCGGCCGATCCGCGGACCCTGCTGGAAGGGGCGCTGGCCGCGGGGCACGAGGGGGTGCTGGTGAAGGCGCTGGACTCCGGGTACGCGGCGGGAAGGCGCGGGCGGGCCTGGCTGAAGGTCAAGCCGGTGCACACGCTCGACCTGGTGGTGCTCGGCGCCGAATGGGGGCATGGGCGGCGCACC
The sequence above is drawn from the Amycolatopsis aidingensis genome and encodes:
- a CDS encoding exodeoxyribonuclease VII small subunit; its protein translation is MNEPEPVSNPAETAGLGYEQARDQLIEVVRGLEAGGLSLEESLALWEKGEQLAKLCERHLEGARERIETALASVENDTEDASADTTGRTGNGQ
- the glpX gene encoding class II fructose-bisphosphatase; the protein is MTTAESTGEPRRGEAPDRNLAMELVRVTEAAAMAAGRWVGKGDKIGGDGAAVDAMRQLIQTVSMRGVVVIGEGEKDEAPMLFNGESVGNGDGPDCDVAVDPIDGTTLMAKGMPNALAVLAVAERGAMFDPSAVFYMEKLAVGPEAAGTVDISAPIAENIRRVARAKHSEVSDVTVCILDRPRHEQIVKEVREAGARIRFISDGDVAGAIAAARQTTGVDMLLGIGGTPEGIIAACALKCLGGELQGRLWPKDEAEREKAIGAGHDLERVLGTDDLVGGDNVFFCATGVTDGDLLRGVHYRAGGATTQSIVMRSKSGTVRLIDGYHRLTKLRAYSSVDFDGTLDTDSGTVPPLP
- a CDS encoding S1 family peptidase, yielding MRKSARAACALAAAVALLAAGAQQATAVQPAIIGGVDADQEYPFMVSLQSSSGMHRCGGSLVAPGWVVTAAHCVQTRTRLITTARIGSTDHTEGGERTEVTETITHPDYDPTGAGGDLALVRLAEPVQAEPVVLGTEPAVGDETRLLGWGQTCPTEGCGPGPRILQQLDTLIVDDTGCTTEFATEVELCTGTPEGEAGTCYGDSGGPQLARVAEHWELVGASSRPGNGDRTCATAPSIYTSVPAYAEWITERIAPPDTQPLE
- a CDS encoding NAD(P)/FAD-dependent oxidoreductase; translation: MSSPEKLSVDVLIIGAGPTGLFAAYYAGFRGLSMAVVDSLPEAGGQVTAMYPEKMIYDVAGFPAVRGRDLIKGLVEQAAQWDPTYLLGRKAVGLERVEDGLEVSLDGGDVVRAGAVLVTAGIGEFTPRPLPAGDGWLGRGMVHFVPALDAHAGKHVVVVGGGDSAFDWVLALHPIAASVTLVHRRSRFRAAESIVREVRALGVRIITEAEVTRLRGETEDGPLAEVELEIKDTGREVLPAQTVVAALGFTADLGPIENWGLEIERRSIAVDTTMATARERVYAAGDVAAYPGKVKLIATGFGEAATAINNIGVALNPEAKLFPGHSSG
- a CDS encoding class II fumarate hydratase; this encodes MAEQDYRIEHDTMGEVRVPADALYRAQTQRAVENFPISGRGLERAQIRALGLLKAAAARVNGRLGVLDGEVAAAIATAADAVAEGKHDAHFPIDVFQTGSGTSSNMNANEVIATLASRALGTDVHPNDQVNASQSSNDTFPTTIHVAATEAVLTDVIPALDHLAGTIERRAGEWSEVVKSGRTHLMDAVPVTLGQEAGAWAAQVRFGIERLRDCLPRLGELPIGGTAVGSGLNAPAGFGAAVAGELAKVTGLPLSEARNHFEAQAAQDGVVEASGALRTVAVSLNKIANDVRWLGSGPRTGLAELALPDLQPGSSIMPGKVNPVIPEATLQVVAQVIGNDAAVAFAGAQGNFQLNVNLPVIARNVLESARLLAAVSRLLADKVFAGVTANAERAREYAEGSPSIVTPLNAYLGYEEAAAVAKQALAERKTIREVVLERGHVANGKLTEQQLDEALDVLRMAHGSR
- a CDS encoding DMT family transporter, which gives rise to MTTPVAPPSAEHRVGTRRGAAAGLAAAVIVGGSVPVTGMLDAYPVIAGQALRYALGGLLLLGFARLRGKALPLPALGDLPALVTLAASGMIGFQAFLLLAQRYAEPGLVAAVLGVSPLVIALAGPLMAGGRPSAAPVLGAVLATGGVAVLTGGGDTEGPGLLLAVLAMLCETSFTLCAVGVLGRLGPLATATWSCFVAGVGGALVATITGGASAWRLPDARELAALLVLAVLVTAVAFGAWYFAVGALGADRAGVLIGVMPVSGLAVSLLLGAQTLDLADVLGTALVATAVTLGLRRRQVSGSRGPCAGRRGPRRAVAR
- the pdxR gene encoding MocR-like pyridoxine biosynthesis transcription factor PdxR; translated protein: MPKMDHSGVLRELLLPAVSGSRPGRAAESALRAAIRSGRLPAGTRLPSSRDLAAQLGCARGTVTAMYEQLVAEGYLLAKRGSGTTVAPMARQEPAAAPAPAADRAWRFDLRPGLPALSAFPRAEWLAAEREALAGLPDSALGYPDPAGAPELRAELAGYLGRVRALPASPDDIVLTSGAAEALSLLARVLRAAGERQIAIEDPSHAEQAELFADQGLRPVPVPVDEHGIDIGRCPRQVRAVVVTAAHQFPLGAALHPGRRRALLEWAAERDGLVIEDDYDAEHRYDRPALGAVRALAPDRVAYLGSVSKVLAPALRIGWLVLPPALRARVVDGKRRHDLGCPPLPQVALARMLRSGGYDRHLRRTRRLYRERRDALLAALGARFPRWHPVGIAAGLHVVLRLPAGTDDLATQRRLAEHGINVPALSGYARTGSHGPFPGLVPGYAALSPDRLRAAVDGMARALA
- a CDS encoding sigma-70 family RNA polymerase sigma factor; its protein translation is MKTERDRSGPGEVSVEDQELTRLALRAAAGNRSAAEGFVSATQHQLHRMLGYLVEPRLAEDLVQETYLRAFAALPRYAARCPARMWLLAIARRVAADHLRTRRRRPQHARTPDWAWAAERAGAAEPDHGRLVELRRLVAELPPERREPFVLTQVLGLSYAEAALVCECAIGTIRSRVARARQDLLAWLGPAGTGHPAAGEGRA
- a CDS encoding GNAT family N-acetyltransferase; this encodes MLEQARASGFRAMVFNAVVETNHRAVHLWHSLGFRTLAIVPEAFDHPRHGPVGVHVMHRSLGEG
- a CDS encoding TetR/AcrR family transcriptional regulator gives rise to the protein MDELTMTPAAERVLEVAGRLFYENGIHAVGVESIASEAGVTKKTLYDRFGSKDALVGHYLRRRDERWREHVVSFVEQGVRVTPARRLLLVFDALEEWVATENDRGCAFVNAQAELTDVGHPGREVIRDQKLWMLDYLRTLARDARLRNPRRIATSLLVLLEGATVTASFGVVPGAVGNAKEIAKQLVEG
- a CDS encoding ATP-dependent DNA ligase translates to MLFDDIVTASAGLAATRSRKAKITILADLLRAAPEAELAAVVAFLTGSPTQGRIGAGWRTLAGLEAPPAADATLTVGEVDAALGAVADSTGAGSGQRRAGTLTGLFGRATEPEQRFLFRLLTGELRQGALEGIMLDAIAAAAEVPGEVVRRGFMLSGRLPATAHAAMSGGSAALAGFRLELGRPVRPMLASPAESLDEAVAELTPAIVEYKMDGARIQVHREGTEVHVYTRTLREITAHVDELVELVRGLPCESVVLDGETLALTDDGRPRPFQETMSRFGSTREEQVRALLLRPYFFDCLHLDGADLLDRPLRERNKALRKVAGPHLIPGESSPADPRTLLEGALAAGHEGVLVKALDSGYAAGRRGRAWLKVKPVHTLDLVVLGAEWGHGRRTGYLSNLHLGARDPDGGPPVMVGKTFKGLTDELLAWQTETFPAYESHRDDWTVYLRPELVVEIELDGVQTSTRYPGGVALRFARVVRYRPDKGPPEADTIEAVRALALP